Proteins from one Phyllobacterium zundukense genomic window:
- a CDS encoding shikimate kinase has protein sequence MNMTEDTVGAAEIAELAKSIRERLGHRSIVLIGLMGAGKSTVGKKLASLVELPFFDADNEIEKVSTMTIPELFEAYGEAEFRDLERRVIARMLENGPIVLATGGGAYMNELTRKAIASDGISLWLKAELDVLMARVARKQNRPLLKNDNPRGVMERLMTERHPIYSVADLVVNSREEKKEIIAFEAMQAIVAHLDGIASRSNEESGS, from the coding sequence ATGAATATGACTGAAGACACAGTTGGGGCAGCCGAGATTGCGGAGCTTGCCAAATCCATCAGAGAGCGCCTCGGACATCGGTCCATCGTGCTTATCGGACTGATGGGCGCAGGCAAATCCACAGTCGGCAAAAAACTTGCGTCACTGGTCGAACTGCCGTTCTTCGACGCTGACAACGAGATCGAAAAAGTCTCGACCATGACTATTCCAGAACTTTTCGAAGCCTATGGAGAAGCCGAATTTCGGGACCTCGAGCGGCGCGTTATTGCGCGCATGCTTGAGAATGGACCGATCGTGCTGGCGACCGGTGGCGGTGCTTATATGAATGAACTTACGCGAAAAGCTATTGCTTCGGATGGTATTTCGCTCTGGTTGAAGGCCGAACTTGATGTGCTGATGGCGCGTGTTGCGCGCAAACAGAACCGTCCGCTCTTGAAAAACGATAATCCTCGAGGTGTGATGGAACGACTTATGACCGAGCGCCACCCGATTTATTCGGTCGCCGATCTGGTGGTGAACTCCCGCGAGGAAAAGAAGGAAATCATTGCCTTCGAAGCAATGCAGGCAATTGTTGCCCATCTTGATGGTATCGCATCCCGCAGCAATGAGGAATCCGGTTCATGA
- the aroB gene encoding 3-dehydroquinate synthase, which produces MTDAVTTTIVPVKLGDRSYDILIGAGLIDRAGHEIAKRAKSVRVAIVSDETVAGLHLDRLTRSLTAAGIDSTPILVAPGEKSKGFATLETVTNAILSARLERGDIVVAFGGGVIGDLAGFAAGIARRGMGFIQMPTSLLAQVDSSVGGKTGINTAHGKNLVGVFYQPQLVLADTDVLDTLTPREFRAGYAEVAKYGLIDRPDFFAWLEKNWRGIFAGGPERTEAIAISCQSKADVVARDERETGDRALLNLGHTFGHALETATHYDSGRLVHGEGVAIGMVLAHQFSAKMNLASPDDAARVEAHLRQVGLPVSMGDIPGQLPSAETLMDYIAQDKKVARGALTFILTRGIGQSFIAKDVPPSAVLSFLQEKHPK; this is translated from the coding sequence ATGACCGACGCGGTTACCACTACCATTGTACCCGTCAAGCTCGGGGATCGTTCTTACGACATTCTCATCGGGGCTGGATTGATCGATCGGGCCGGACACGAGATTGCAAAGCGGGCCAAATCGGTGCGTGTCGCCATTGTCAGCGACGAGACTGTCGCAGGTCTGCATCTCGATCGGCTCACGCGAAGCCTGACGGCTGCCGGTATAGATTCTACACCGATCTTGGTTGCACCCGGAGAGAAATCCAAGGGTTTTGCAACACTCGAAACCGTAACCAATGCAATTCTTTCCGCGCGTCTTGAGCGCGGCGATATCGTGGTTGCTTTTGGCGGCGGTGTCATTGGCGACCTTGCCGGGTTTGCGGCCGGCATTGCCCGTCGCGGCATGGGATTCATCCAGATGCCTACATCGTTGCTGGCGCAAGTCGACTCCTCGGTGGGCGGCAAGACGGGCATCAACACGGCGCACGGCAAGAACCTCGTTGGTGTCTTTTATCAGCCCCAACTCGTTCTGGCCGATACGGATGTGCTGGACACATTAACTCCACGCGAGTTCCGTGCCGGCTACGCTGAAGTTGCTAAATATGGACTGATCGACCGGCCGGATTTTTTTGCCTGGCTGGAAAAGAACTGGCGGGGGATTTTCGCTGGCGGACCCGAACGCACTGAGGCCATTGCCATATCATGCCAATCCAAAGCCGATGTAGTCGCCAGAGATGAACGCGAGACGGGGGATCGTGCGCTACTCAATCTTGGCCATACGTTTGGCCATGCATTAGAAACCGCGACGCACTACGATTCCGGGCGGTTGGTACATGGCGAAGGCGTCGCCATCGGGATGGTTCTCGCGCACCAGTTTTCGGCAAAAATGAACCTGGCCAGCCCGGACGATGCGGCTCGCGTCGAAGCGCATCTGCGCCAAGTGGGGCTCCCGGTTTCCATGGGCGATATCCCTGGCCAACTACCTTCCGCGGAAACACTGATGGACTACATTGCGCAAGATAAAAAAGTAGCGCGCGGGGCGCTTACATTCATTTTGACTCGCGGCATTGGCCAGTCGTTTATCGCAAAAGACGTGCCGCCATCGGCCGTGTTAAGCTTTTTGCAGGAGAAACATCCGAAATGA
- a CDS encoding HlyC/CorC family transporter, protein MTLEIWIFCGIIFLLILMSALFSGSETALTAVSRARMHRLSNRGDERAAVVENLIVKRDRLIGVMLIGNNLINILASSLTTSMLLTLFGQAGVAYATAIMTVLLVIFAEVLPKSWAISSPDRNSLALVRFAQIVVFLFGPLSDLVNWIVRQILAVFGINLAAGTSMLSAQEELRGTVDLLHKEGSVVKGDRDQIGGLLDLRELEVYDVMIHRTDMDSVNADDPIETIITEILASHHTRIPVWKGANDNIVGVVHAKDLVRAIRDANRDFSKINIMKVATKPWFVPDTTSLQDQLNAFLRRKAHIAIVVDEYGDVQGLITLEDILEEIVGDIADEHDIDVQGCRPQPDGSVLVDGSVPIRDLNRALDWHLPDAEATTIAGLVIHETQSIPKEKQAFTFHGKRFTILKREKNRITRLRIRPIEDDDRPS, encoded by the coding sequence ATGACGCTGGAAATCTGGATCTTTTGCGGAATCATATTCCTTTTGATCCTGATGTCTGCCTTGTTTTCAGGGTCTGAGACTGCACTGACCGCCGTCTCTCGTGCACGTATGCATCGCTTGTCGAACCGCGGTGACGAACGCGCGGCCGTGGTGGAAAATCTGATCGTAAAGCGGGACCGGCTTATCGGTGTCATGCTCATCGGCAACAACCTCATCAATATTCTAGCCTCTTCGTTGACGACGAGTATGCTGCTGACATTGTTCGGCCAAGCTGGCGTTGCTTATGCCACGGCGATAATGACAGTGTTACTTGTCATTTTCGCGGAGGTGTTGCCCAAGTCCTGGGCGATTTCGAGTCCCGATCGAAATTCGCTCGCTCTTGTCCGGTTTGCCCAGATAGTCGTTTTTCTGTTCGGCCCCCTTTCTGATCTGGTCAATTGGATTGTTCGCCAGATTCTTGCGGTGTTCGGCATTAACCTTGCGGCAGGCACGTCAATGTTGTCAGCCCAGGAAGAACTGCGCGGCACTGTCGATCTATTGCACAAGGAAGGCTCTGTCGTTAAAGGTGACCGGGACCAGATCGGCGGTCTCCTCGACCTGCGTGAACTCGAAGTCTATGACGTTATGATCCATCGGACCGACATGGATTCGGTCAACGCAGACGATCCTATCGAGACCATCATTACGGAAATCCTGGCGAGCCATCATACCCGCATTCCAGTCTGGAAGGGCGCGAATGACAATATCGTCGGTGTTGTCCATGCCAAGGATCTGGTGCGGGCGATCCGCGACGCAAATCGGGACTTTTCCAAGATCAACATCATGAAGGTGGCGACGAAGCCGTGGTTCGTTCCGGACACGACAAGCCTTCAGGATCAGCTCAATGCCTTTCTGAGACGCAAAGCGCATATCGCCATTGTGGTCGATGAATATGGCGACGTGCAAGGATTGATCACTCTTGAAGACATTCTAGAAGAGATCGTCGGCGATATCGCTGACGAGCACGACATCGATGTGCAGGGTTGCCGTCCTCAACCGGATGGTTCAGTGCTGGTTGACGGCTCAGTCCCCATTCGTGATCTTAACCGGGCTCTGGACTGGCACTTGCCCGATGCCGAAGCGACGACCATTGCCGGTCTCGTGATCCATGAAACACAGAGCATTCCGAAGGAAAAACAAGCCTTCACCTTCCATGGCAAGCGTTTCACGATTTTGAAGCGTGAGAAGAACCGTATTACACGGCTGCGTATTCGCCCCATCGAGGATGACGACAGGCCAAGTTAA
- a CDS encoding type II toxin-antitoxin system VapC family toxin: MLAIDTNVVVRFLTGDHPQQSVASRKLIEHEKVWISTTVLLETGWVLKGAYGFDTLTIIQALRKFAGLANVSLENPAVAAQALGLSVSGMDYADAFHLAAASLTCETMISFDASLRKTAKRLGALSVRAPS; this comes from the coding sequence ATGCTGGCAATTGACACCAACGTTGTGGTCCGGTTTCTGACCGGAGATCACCCCCAACAATCAGTCGCGTCCCGCAAACTGATCGAACATGAGAAAGTATGGATCTCCACGACAGTTCTTCTCGAAACCGGGTGGGTTTTGAAAGGCGCATATGGCTTTGACACGCTAACAATTATCCAAGCCTTGCGTAAATTTGCCGGACTTGCAAATGTTTCACTCGAAAACCCCGCCGTGGCCGCTCAGGCTCTGGGTTTGTCGGTGTCAGGCATGGACTATGCGGATGCGTTTCATCTAGCGGCAGCAAGCCTCACATGTGAGACTATGATCAGCTTCGATGCCTCTTTGCGAAAAACGGCCAAGCGACTAGGAGCGCTCAGCGTTCGCGCGCCCAGCTGA
- a CDS encoding AbrB/MazE/SpoVT family DNA-binding domain-containing protein, with product MPKTVKLTTVVSTKGQIVLPATIRKQHHWDPGTRLIVEETGEGVLLKEQPLFESSMISDVFGMLKYTDEPKTLEEMDAAITAQARLRHAGN from the coding sequence ATGCCTAAAACAGTGAAGCTTACAACCGTCGTTTCTACAAAGGGTCAAATTGTTCTACCCGCGACTATTCGCAAGCAACATCATTGGGACCCTGGCACCCGCCTGATTGTTGAGGAAACTGGCGAAGGGGTACTCTTAAAGGAACAACCGCTCTTCGAGAGCTCTATGATCAGTGATGTATTTGGCATGCTAAAGTACACTGATGAGCCAAAAACCCTGGAAGAAATGGATGCAGCCATAACCGCCCAGGCCAGGCTCAGACATGCTGGCAATTGA
- a CDS encoding BolA family protein, translating to MSTQSVIESKLMQVFHPVSLAVINESHLHAGHHHSDSEHHGTFDGSGETHFRVRIVAEAFAGMSRVARHRAINEVLQDELNGSVHALALEPAAPGEATRR from the coding sequence ATGTCCACTCAGTCAGTGATCGAAAGCAAACTGATGCAGGTTTTTCATCCTGTTTCGTTGGCAGTCATCAATGAAAGCCATCTGCACGCCGGCCACCATCATTCTGACAGCGAACATCATGGCACATTTGACGGTTCAGGCGAAACGCATTTTCGTGTGCGGATTGTCGCGGAGGCATTCGCCGGCATGTCGCGTGTTGCGCGCCATCGCGCCATCAATGAAGTGCTACAGGACGAACTGAATGGCAGCGTCCACGCGCTGGCGCTTGAACCCGCGGCACCGGGTGAGGCGACGCGGCGATAG
- a CDS encoding J domain-containing protein: MTSSSKYFDSIRIRPKKVDEEKSRTPVCQWDGCDKPGPHRAPVGREKEGEFFHFCIDHVREYNKGYNYFSGLSDAEVARYQKEALTGDRPTWTVAGLPGSGAGASASTRAQASASAKTSPDFSKLRSGRAAYQNRFRDPNSVFNEARVHIRKLKPLESKALDTLGLGAKATGEDIKSRYKELVKIHHPDANGGDRASEDRFRDVIQAYQLLKAAGFC; the protein is encoded by the coding sequence ATGACCTCAAGTTCGAAATATTTTGACAGCATCCGCATCCGCCCGAAAAAGGTGGACGAGGAGAAATCGCGCACACCCGTCTGCCAATGGGATGGTTGCGACAAGCCTGGACCGCATCGCGCGCCCGTGGGACGTGAGAAGGAAGGCGAGTTCTTCCATTTCTGCATCGACCATGTGCGTGAGTACAATAAGGGCTATAATTACTTCTCGGGTCTCTCGGACGCCGAGGTAGCCAGGTACCAGAAGGAAGCGTTAACGGGCGACCGTCCGACCTGGACCGTTGCGGGATTGCCTGGAAGCGGAGCGGGTGCAAGCGCCAGTACGCGCGCTCAAGCGAGTGCCAGCGCCAAGACATCGCCGGATTTTTCGAAGTTGCGTTCGGGTCGTGCGGCATATCAGAACAGATTCCGTGACCCCAACAGCGTTTTCAATGAGGCGCGGGTGCACATCCGCAAGCTCAAGCCACTGGAGTCGAAAGCACTGGATACGCTTGGGCTTGGCGCAAAAGCCACTGGCGAAGACATAAAGTCGCGCTATAAAGAGCTTGTGAAGATCCATCACCCCGATGCCAATGGCGGTGACAGGGCTTCCGAGGATCGTTTCCGTGACGTAATCCAGGCCTATCAATTGCTCAAAGCGGCTGGTTTCTGCTAA
- the cobS gene encoding cobaltochelatase subunit CobS, whose amino-acid sequence MNKVDRDIANLPDTTVSAAKLFGFETDMMVPAYKAGDAYVPEIDTDYLFDKQTTLAILAGFAFNRRVMVSGYHGTGKSTHIEQVAARLNWPCVRVNLDSHVSRIDLVGKDAIVVKEGMQITEFRDGILPWAYQHNVALVFDEYDAGRPDVMFVIQRVLESSGRLTLLDQSRVIRPHPAFRLFATANTVGLGDTTGLYHGTQQINQAQMDRWSIVTTLNYLPHDNEAAIVAAKAKHYQNKEGKEIVSKMVRVADMTRAAFINGDLSTVMSPRTVITWAENADIFKDVGFAFRLTFLNKCDELERPLVAEFYQRAFGKELPESTANVVIG is encoded by the coding sequence ATGAATAAGGTTGATCGCGATATTGCGAATTTGCCGGATACAACGGTTTCTGCTGCAAAATTGTTTGGTTTTGAAACCGATATGATGGTTCCTGCCTATAAGGCAGGTGACGCTTATGTGCCGGAAATCGACACGGACTATCTATTCGACAAACAGACCACGCTGGCCATTCTCGCGGGCTTTGCGTTCAACCGCCGTGTCATGGTCTCCGGCTATCACGGTACGGGCAAATCGACCCATATCGAGCAGGTTGCGGCGAGGCTGAACTGGCCATGCGTGCGCGTCAATCTGGATAGTCACGTCAGCCGTATCGACCTTGTCGGCAAGGATGCGATCGTCGTCAAGGAAGGTATGCAGATCACCGAATTCCGCGACGGCATCCTGCCTTGGGCCTATCAGCACAATGTCGCGCTTGTATTCGACGAGTATGATGCCGGCCGTCCGGACGTAATGTTCGTGATCCAGCGCGTGCTCGAATCGTCGGGTCGTCTGACGCTGCTCGATCAAAGTCGCGTTATCCGCCCGCATCCCGCTTTTCGTCTGTTTGCCACCGCCAATACGGTTGGTCTTGGTGATACGACGGGTCTTTATCATGGCACGCAGCAGATCAATCAGGCGCAGATGGACCGTTGGTCCATCGTGACAACGCTCAACTATCTGCCGCACGACAATGAGGCGGCTATCGTTGCCGCCAAGGCCAAGCATTATCAGAACAAGGAAGGCAAGGAGATCGTCTCCAAGATGGTGCGCGTTGCTGACATGACGCGCGCAGCGTTCATCAATGGCGACCTCTCGACTGTCATGAGCCCGCGTACAGTCATCACATGGGCGGAAAATGCCGATATCTTCAAGGACGTGGGCTTTGCTTTCCGTTTGACGTTCCTCAACAAGTGCGACGAACTCGAACGTCCGCTGGTCGCCGAGTTCTATCAGCGGGCGTTTGGCAAGGAACTGCCTGAGTCCACGGCCAACGTGGTCATAGGCTGA
- the cobT gene encoding cobaltochelatase subunit CobT: MAGPGDNSRANPKGPVDSEPFKRALTGCMRAIAGDHEMEVGFGNDKPALTGHRARLPDLPKRPTANDVAVTRGLGDSMALRKACHNDRIHATLAPEGKQARAIFDAVEQARVEAIGALRMDGVAENLTSMLSDKYARANFPAITDKAEAPLEEAVALLVREKLTGRKAPESAGNVLDLWRDWIEEKAAADLDHLGAKINDQNAFARVVREMLASMEMAEELAQESQEDDSQDNNEDSPEPEENNEGGSDENEGSDSSENDDSDTSSDDSQSGETEAADASSDDMDEDSDADAEIPGEARRPNQPFSNLGSESGYKIFTQEFDETTDAEELCDEAELERLRAFLDKQLANLSAVVGRLANKLQRRLMAQQNRSWDFDLEEGYLDSARLVRIVIDPTQPLSYKQERDTDFRDTVVTLLIDNSGSMRGRPITVAATCADILARTLERCGVKVEILGFTTKAWKGGQAREAWLERGKPANPGRLNDLRHIVYKRADAPWRRARRNLGLMMREGLLKENIDGEALIWAHQRLLGRPEQRRILMMISDGAPVDDSTLSVNPGNYLERHLRAVIEEIETRSPVELIAIGIGHDVTRYYRRAVTIVDAEELAGAMTEQLASLFEEPERQSPKKSVRR; encoded by the coding sequence ATGGCAGGTCCCGGAGATAATTCACGTGCGAATCCGAAAGGTCCGGTTGATTCCGAACCTTTCAAGCGCGCGCTTACGGGATGTATGCGAGCGATTGCCGGCGACCATGAAATGGAAGTCGGGTTCGGTAACGACAAGCCGGCCCTGACCGGTCATCGTGCCCGGCTTCCTGATCTGCCCAAGCGCCCAACTGCCAATGATGTAGCCGTCACGCGCGGTCTTGGCGACTCGATGGCGCTGCGCAAAGCCTGTCACAATGACCGTATTCACGCGACGCTGGCGCCGGAAGGCAAGCAGGCGAGGGCGATCTTCGACGCGGTCGAACAGGCGCGTGTCGAAGCCATCGGCGCGCTGCGTATGGACGGCGTCGCCGAGAATCTGACTTCTATGCTCTCGGACAAATATGCCCGGGCCAATTTTCCGGCGATTACCGACAAGGCAGAGGCGCCGTTGGAAGAAGCCGTGGCGCTTTTGGTTCGTGAAAAGCTTACCGGTCGCAAAGCGCCGGAATCAGCTGGCAATGTGCTTGACCTGTGGCGTGACTGGATCGAGGAGAAGGCCGCAGCGGACCTCGACCATCTCGGCGCCAAGATCAACGATCAAAACGCTTTCGCTCGTGTCGTACGCGAGATGCTGGCTTCCATGGAAATGGCGGAAGAGCTGGCCCAGGAGAGCCAGGAAGACGACAGCCAGGACAATAACGAAGACTCGCCAGAACCGGAAGAAAACAACGAAGGTGGTTCGGACGAGAACGAGGGCAGCGATTCGTCCGAGAATGATGATTCCGATACATCCAGCGACGACAGCCAGTCCGGCGAGACCGAAGCCGCCGACGCTTCGTCTGACGATATGGACGAGGATTCGGACGCGGATGCCGAAATCCCCGGCGAGGCGAGGCGGCCCAACCAGCCTTTCTCCAACCTCGGCAGTGAAAGCGGCTACAAGATTTTCACGCAGGAGTTCGACGAAACAACCGATGCGGAAGAGCTTTGCGACGAGGCCGAGCTGGAGCGATTGCGGGCTTTCCTCGACAAGCAACTCGCCAATCTCTCCGCTGTCGTTGGACGCCTGGCAAACAAGTTGCAACGCCGTCTTATGGCGCAGCAAAACCGCTCATGGGACTTCGATCTTGAGGAAGGCTACCTCGATAGTGCCCGTCTTGTGCGGATTGTAATCGATCCAACGCAACCACTCTCCTATAAGCAGGAACGTGATACGGATTTCCGCGATACGGTGGTGACGTTGCTTATAGACAATTCCGGTTCCATGCGCGGGCGCCCGATTACCGTTGCCGCGACGTGCGCGGACATTCTGGCAAGGACGTTGGAGCGCTGCGGCGTAAAGGTGGAAATCCTCGGCTTCACCACCAAGGCCTGGAAAGGCGGTCAGGCGCGGGAAGCTTGGCTGGAACGCGGTAAGCCCGCCAATCCCGGACGTCTTAATGACCTGCGCCACATCGTCTACAAGCGCGCTGACGCCCCGTGGCGGCGCGCACGGCGCAATCTTGGCCTGATGATGCGCGAAGGCCTCCTGAAAGAGAACATCGACGGTGAAGCCCTGATATGGGCTCACCAACGGTTGCTGGGCCGTCCTGAGCAGCGCCGTATCCTGATGATGATCTCGGATGGAGCTCCAGTTGATGATTCCACTCTTTCGGTCAATCCGGGTAACTATCTCGAGCGGCATCTGCGCGCTGTGATCGAGGAGATCGAAACACGTTCGCCGGTTGAGCTTATCGCCATTGGTATCGGTCATGATGTGACGAGATACTATCGCCGCGCTGTTACTATCGTGGATGCCGAGGAACTTGCCGGCGCCATGACGGAGCAGCTGGCTTCACTATTTGAAGAGCCGGAGCGACAGAGCCCAAAAAAGTCAGTGCGGCGATAA
- a CDS encoding esterase-like activity of phytase family protein, which produces MNRTALAFRRASLYLVFLVAMPVSAEESAVVSPAVIESRVISNFRIGSSERRFGDLEFVGGLEMTSASSDFGGLSAFRYLDSGKKFLGITDTGFWYAGTMQRDEEGRPSSISSFRLAPIQSEEGVPVEGKWNSDAEGMSVYGNIVTVSFERIHRIAEYALDLENFVSTPKDVPLPIPREELRNNRGIETIAYSPASSPLHGAWIAVTEKSINKAGDMFAAVLEGPQKGTFFVKRRDDFDISDGDFLPDGDLLLLERRFSMASGVVLRIRRIPVASIKPGATVDGEFILQADMRNQIDNMEGLDVWQTADGSTRLSLVSDDNHSILQRNLYLEFRFAE; this is translated from the coding sequence ATGAACCGAACTGCGCTGGCTTTTCGGCGCGCATCGCTTTACCTCGTGTTCCTTGTTGCAATGCCGGTTTCAGCGGAAGAGAGCGCGGTCGTTTCCCCTGCAGTCATCGAGTCCCGTGTCATCTCCAATTTTCGCATCGGCTCGTCCGAGAGGCGATTCGGAGACCTTGAATTTGTTGGCGGTCTGGAAATGACTTCTGCGAGTTCCGACTTTGGCGGCCTTTCCGCGTTTCGCTATCTGGATTCGGGAAAGAAGTTTCTCGGCATCACCGATACAGGCTTCTGGTATGCGGGTACGATGCAGCGCGATGAAGAGGGCAGACCTTCATCAATCAGCAGTTTTCGCTTGGCACCGATCCAGAGCGAGGAGGGTGTTCCCGTCGAGGGCAAATGGAACTCCGATGCCGAAGGCATGAGCGTTTACGGCAATATCGTCACTGTCTCATTCGAGCGTATCCACCGGATTGCAGAATATGCGCTGGACCTTGAAAACTTTGTCTCGACGCCAAAGGATGTTCCTCTGCCGATACCGAGGGAAGAGCTGCGCAACAATCGCGGCATAGAGACGATAGCCTATTCACCAGCCTCCAGCCCATTGCACGGGGCGTGGATTGCCGTAACCGAGAAAAGCATCAACAAGGCCGGCGATATGTTTGCCGCAGTTCTTGAAGGACCACAGAAGGGCACTTTCTTTGTCAAACGCCGCGACGATTTTGACATCAGCGATGGCGATTTCCTGCCCGATGGTGATTTGCTGCTGCTCGAGCGTCGCTTCAGCATGGCAAGCGGCGTGGTCCTGAGAATACGAAGGATACCCGTGGCGAGCATCAAACCTGGTGCCACAGTCGACGGTGAATTCATCCTGCAGGCAGACATGCGCAACCAGATAGACAATATGGAAGGGCTGGATGTCTGGCAGACGGCCGACGGTTCTACCCGGCTATCACTCGTATCAGATGATAATCATTCCATTCTGCAACGGAATCTTTATTTGGAATTCCGGTTTGCCGAGTAG
- a CDS encoding queuosine precursor transporter, which produces MPPKRAYTFSDFILPVLAMCAVVAASNILVQYPFDHFGLGEILTYGAFTYPIAFLVNDLANRTFGPAFARKVVYVGFAIAVVLSVWLATPRIAIASGTAFLTAQLLDITVFNRLRQLTWWKAPFASAIFGSLLDTLLFFSIAFAADFAWIDAATGHTDSSLTMLVPFLGREIPLWMSLGFGDLMVKMFMAVAMLVPYGAILAIFAPAIYSANRNSK; this is translated from the coding sequence ATGCCGCCGAAGCGCGCCTATACCTTTTCGGATTTTATTCTCCCCGTTCTAGCCATGTGCGCGGTCGTTGCCGCGTCCAATATCCTTGTTCAGTATCCTTTTGATCATTTTGGATTGGGAGAAATCCTGACTTATGGCGCCTTTACCTATCCGATAGCCTTTCTGGTCAACGATCTTGCAAATCGCACATTCGGCCCGGCCTTTGCCCGGAAGGTCGTCTATGTGGGGTTTGCAATTGCCGTCGTCCTTTCGGTCTGGCTGGCAACGCCGCGCATCGCCATCGCATCCGGCACGGCATTCCTCACCGCCCAGCTTCTCGACATCACCGTATTCAACAGATTGCGGCAGCTGACCTGGTGGAAGGCGCCTTTTGCCTCTGCCATCTTCGGTTCGCTGTTAGACACACTGCTGTTTTTCTCGATCGCCTTTGCCGCCGACTTTGCCTGGATCGACGCCGCGACGGGCCACACCGATTCGTCACTTACCATGCTAGTGCCGTTCCTTGGCAGGGAAATCCCATTGTGGATGTCGTTGGGTTTTGGCGATCTGATGGTCAAGATGTTCATGGCTGTCGCAATGCTAGTGCCTTATGGAGCAATCCTTGCAATCTTCGCCCCTGCAATCTACTCGGCAAACCGGAATTCCAAATAA
- the rpmB gene encoding 50S ribosomal protein L28 encodes MSRTCELTAKSVQYGNNVSHANNRTRRRFLPNLCHVTLISEALGQSYRLRVSAHALRSVEHRGGLDAFLVKADEKELSQRARLLKRQIAKKLLEAPVAA; translated from the coding sequence ATGTCCCGCACATGTGAATTGACCGCTAAGTCGGTACAATATGGTAACAATGTGAGCCACGCGAACAACAGAACGCGCCGCCGCTTCTTGCCGAATCTTTGCCACGTAACGCTGATTTCCGAAGCACTCGGTCAGAGCTATCGCCTGCGCGTTTCAGCTCACGCCCTGCGCAGCGTCGAGCATCGCGGTGGTCTGGATGCATTCCTGGTCAAAGCTGACGAGAAGGAGCTGTCGCAACGCGCCCGTCTCCTGAAGCGCCAGATTGCCAAGAAGCTTCTCGAAGCTCCGGTCGCTGCGTAA
- a CDS encoding DUF3108 domain-containing protein: MTRMNAHRHYASRKLMLVPLAALALMGAHPAHGAQSYQTDYRVSLFGLSIAKASFSTSVTDDRAYKVVGSLASSGLGSLFDDTNGKLDITGQFAETGPVPNSYVVKYRHGNRNKSTSIAFTNGNVTTTTNDPPIKRKKNWVDLKPADLQSVADPISGVMVAASSLDQVCKQTLHLFDGQTRVDLKLSPSGRAQPFATQGFKGDAITCSAKFVPVAGYQSGRKAIEYLKNSSKISLTFASLGKSAIYSPVQAKIGTQIGTVTVYATRFEKTQ, translated from the coding sequence ATGACGAGAATGAATGCCCACAGGCACTACGCCAGCCGAAAATTAATGCTGGTGCCGCTCGCTGCGCTAGCGCTGATGGGTGCGCATCCGGCGCACGGCGCTCAGTCATATCAGACAGATTACCGCGTCTCGCTCTTCGGATTGTCGATAGCCAAGGCGAGTTTTTCAACCAGTGTCACAGATGATCGCGCTTACAAAGTTGTCGGGTCTCTTGCCAGCTCGGGGCTAGGTAGCCTCTTCGATGACACCAACGGCAAGCTGGACATTACTGGTCAGTTCGCCGAGACCGGGCCTGTACCGAATTCTTATGTTGTCAAATACCGGCATGGCAATCGAAACAAAAGCACGTCGATCGCTTTTACCAACGGCAACGTGACGACTACCACCAATGATCCGCCGATCAAGAGGAAGAAGAATTGGGTGGATCTCAAACCTGCCGACCTGCAATCCGTTGCCGATCCGATTTCCGGCGTGATGGTGGCAGCAAGCAGCCTTGACCAGGTCTGCAAGCAGACGTTGCATCTCTTCGATGGCCAGACGCGCGTGGATTTGAAACTTTCTCCATCGGGCCGGGCCCAGCCCTTTGCGACCCAGGGTTTCAAGGGCGATGCCATCACTTGTTCAGCCAAATTCGTCCCGGTCGCCGGTTATCAATCAGGGCGAAAAGCTATCGAATATTTGAAGAACTCAAGCAAGATCAGTCTCACCTTTGCATCACTCGGCAAGTCCGCTATCTATTCACCGGTGCAGGCAAAGATCGGCACGCAGATCGGCACGGTGACTGTTTACGCAACCCGTTTCGAAAAGACGCAATAG